The Malus domestica chromosome 10, GDT2T_hap1 genome contains a region encoding:
- the LOC114827340 gene encoding psbP domain-containing protein 4, chloroplastic-like isoform X1 — translation MILLVLNLSGHKLKNLLKISLVSCASKVVEEMTTALLTSCRFSHGLVVQSSMERGTCRTKAASNSTENGLVDGEADKFSGILKRRSVLLSAGVSLLSSQVLGFPREGLAVVKQGLLAGRIPGLSEPDEQGWRTYRRPDEKSGGHGVGWSPIIPYLFSVPQDWEEVPVSIADLGGTEIDLRFGSPKEGRISVIVAPVLRFADNLDGDATIEKIGRPETVINAFGPEVIGENVEGKVMSINVVQDSGRTYYQYELEPPHALITATAAGNRLYLFNVTGSGLQWKRHYKDLKKIADSFRVV, via the exons ATGATTCTATTGGTCTTAAATTTATCTGGTCACAAACTGAAAAATTTACTGAAAATCTCACTTGTCTCTTGTGCTAGTAAAGTGGTAGAGGAAATGACAACAGCCTTGCTTACCAGTTGCAGATTCTCGCACGGTTTGGTGGTTCAGTCTTCAATGGAACGTGGAACTTGCAGGACAAAAGCTGCCTCAAATTCGACAGAAAATGGTTTGGTTGATGGAGAAGCTGATAAGTTCTCCGGGATTTTGAAGAGACGATCAGTGTTGCTGTCCGCAGGAGTTTctttgctttcttctcaagtgtTGGGTTTTCCGAGAGAGGGATTGGCAGTGGTGAAACAAGGTCTTCTGGCCGGCCGGATTCCCGGTCTGTCCGAACCGGATGAACAAG GTTGGAGGACGTACCGGAGACCGGATGAGAAGTCCGGAGGGCATGGCGTTGGTTGGAGCCCTATCATCCCTTATCTCTTTTCAGTTCCTCAAGATTGGGAAGAG GTTCCAGTATCAATAGCGGATCTAGGCGGTACAGAGATCGATTTGAGATTTGGTAGCCCCAAGGAGGGACGCATTTCTGTCATTGTTGCTCCCGTTCTGAGATTTGCAGATA ATCTTGATGGAGATGCCACAATTGAAAAAATTGGACGTCCAGAGACAGTAATCAACGCATTTGGACCGGAAGTTATTGGCGAAAATGTTGAAGGAAAGGTTATGAGCATAAATGTCGTACAAGACTCTGGAAGAACATATTACCAGTATGAGTTGGAGCCACCTCATGCTCTGATAACAGCAACTGCAGCTGGGAACCGCCTGTACTTGTTTAACGTAACTGGAAGTG GTCTTCAGTGGAAGAGGCATTACAAGGACTTGAAAAAAATAGCCGACTCCTTTCGTGTTGTCTAA
- the LOC114827340 gene encoding psbP domain-containing protein 4, chloroplastic-like isoform X2, which yields MNKTGWRTYRRPDEKSGGHGVGWSPIIPYLFSVPQDWEEVPVSIADLGGTEIDLRFGSPKEGRISVIVAPVLRFADNLDGDATIEKIGRPETVINAFGPEVIGENVEGKVMSINVVQDSGRTYYQYELEPPHALITATAAGNRLYLFNVTGSGLQWKRHYKDLKKIADSFRVV from the exons ATGAACAAG ACAGGTTGGAGGACGTACCGGAGACCGGATGAGAAGTCCGGAGGGCATGGCGTTGGTTGGAGCCCTATCATCCCTTATCTCTTTTCAGTTCCTCAAGATTGGGAAGAG GTTCCAGTATCAATAGCGGATCTAGGCGGTACAGAGATCGATTTGAGATTTGGTAGCCCCAAGGAGGGACGCATTTCTGTCATTGTTGCTCCCGTTCTGAGATTTGCAGATA ATCTTGATGGAGATGCCACAATTGAAAAAATTGGACGTCCAGAGACAGTAATCAACGCATTTGGACCGGAAGTTATTGGCGAAAATGTTGAAGGAAAGGTTATGAGCATAAATGTCGTACAAGACTCTGGAAGAACATATTACCAGTATGAGTTGGAGCCACCTCATGCTCTGATAACAGCAACTGCAGCTGGGAACCGCCTGTACTTGTTTAACGTAACTGGAAGTG GTCTTCAGTGGAAGAGGCATTACAAGGACTTGAAAAAAATAGCCGACTCCTTTCGTGTTGTCTAA
- the LOC114827339 gene encoding probable beta-1,4-xylosyltransferase IRX10, with the protein MGSVSNKPRPFSAQHHQQPLCTRTHQIGALLLVAATFFFTSLLDRSFRPCASHFPAVDLLPNSRSSVQVTGGRDLLWPQRGYGPQLDLKIYVYDAREIDGLKALMRGRDGVIDPKACLKGQWGTQVKIHRLLLNSRFRTRKKDEADLFFVPTYTKCVRMMGGLNDKEINQTYVKVLSQMPDFRRSGGRDHIFVFPSGAGAHLFRSWATFINRSIILTPEGDRTDKKDTSAFNTWKDIIIPGNVEDGMTTNGPTLVHPLPISKRKYLANYLGRAQGKAGRLKLIELSKKFPDKLECPELKFSGPEKLGRIDYFEHLRNAKFCLAPRGESSWTLRFYEAFFVECVPVLLSDQVELPFQNVVDYTQISIKWPSTLIGPELLQYLESIPDKNIEGMISRGRQVRCLWAYASESASCSAMHGILWELQRKVRLFHQSTETFWLHNGSVVNRNLVEFSDWRPPMPLP; encoded by the exons ATGGGAAGCGTAAGCAACAAACCCCGACCATTCAGCGCGCAGCACCACCAGCAGCCTCTCTGCACCCGCACGCACCAGATCGGAGCCCTCCTCTTGGTCGCCGCCACCTTCTTCTTCACCAGTCTCTTAGACCGCTCCTTCCGCCCCTGCGCCTCTCACTTCCCCGCCGTAGATCTCCTCCCCAATTCACGGAGCTCCGTCCAAGTCACCGGCGGCCGAGATCTCTTGTGGCCCCAACGAGGGTACGGCCCCCAACTCGACCTCAAGATCTACGTCTACGATGCCCGCGAGATCGACGGCCTCAAGGCATTGATGCGTGGTCGCGATGGTGTCATCGACCCCAAGGCTTGCTTGAAAGGCCAGTGGGGCACGCAA GTTAAAATACACAGGCTACTGCTAAATTCGAGATTCCGGACAAGGAAGAAAGATGAAGCAGACCTATTTTTTGTGCCTACATATACTAAATGCGTTCGGATGATGGGGGGTCTTAATGATAAGGAGATTAACCAGACATATGTGAAG GTGTTAAGTCAAATGCCGGATTTCAGGCGATCTGGTGGCCGTGACCACATTTTCGTATTTCCAAG TGGTGCTGGAGCTCACTTATTTAGATCTTGGGCAACATTTATAAATCGTTCCATTATTCTTACCCCTGAG GGTGATCGGACTGATAAGAAAGATACAAGTGCCTTTAATACATGGAAAGATATCATAATTCCCGGAAATGTTGAGGACGGTATGACTACAAACGGGCCCACCTTGGTCCACCCTTTGCCCATATCAAAGAGGAAGTATCTGGCAAACTATTTAGGCCGTGCACAAGGAAAGGCTGGCCGTCTTAAGTTGATAGAGCTTTCAAAGAAATTTCCAGATAAG TTGGAATGTCCAGAGTTGAAGTTCAGTGGCCCTGAAAAATTGGGAAGGATAGATTACTTTGAACACCTGCGCAATGCCAAGTTCTGTCTTGCCCCACGTGGGGAGTCATCATGGACTCTTCGATTTTACGAGGCTTTTTTTGtg GAGTGTGTCCCTGTGCTATTATCAGATCAAGTGGAACTGCCTTTCCAAAATGTTGTCGACTACACCCAGATATCAATTAAATGGCCATCTACTTTAATAGGTCCCGAGCTTTTGCAGTACCTAGAGTCAATACCAG ATAAAAATATAGAGGGGATGATAAGCCGGGGCAGACAAGTACGATGTTTATGGGCGTATGCTTCAGAATCAGCTTCGTGTTCGGCAATGCATGGGATTCTTTGGGAGCTTCAGAGGAAAGTGAGGCTGTTTCACCAGTCGACGGAAACATTCTGGTTGCACAATGGATCTGTTGTAAATAGAAACTTGGTAGAATTTTCTGATTGGAGACCGCCGATGCCTTTGCCTTGA
- the LOC103419744 gene encoding bidirectional sugar transporter SWEET1-like isoform X1, giving the protein MDQKTVHVFKVLFGVLGNGTAFFLFLSPTITFKRIMRKKCTEQFSGIPYVMTMLNCLLYAWYGLPFVSANNFLVSTVNGTGAAMELIYVLVFIIFAPKRERAKILGLFTAVLALFSAVALVSLFALHDKTRKLFCGLAATVFAIIMFSSPLSIMSTVVRTKSVEFMPFFLSLFSFLCGTSWFIYGLLGRDPFVAIPNGCGSVLGALQLILYFIYRDNKGKGSGTTKPNGAATTADESITINGAQDGHV; this is encoded by the exons ATGGATCAAAAAACAGTGCATGTTTTCAAGGTTTTGTTCGGAGTCTTAG GAAATGGCACcgctttcttcctcttcttgtcACCCAC AATTACATTTAAGAGGATCATGAGGAAGAAATGCACAGAGCAGTTCTCAGGCATTCCCTACGTGATGACTATGCTCAACTGCCTCCTCTACGCTTG GTATGGGCTGCCATTTGTGTCCGCGAACAACTTTCTGGTGTCAACAGTCAATGGGACTGGTGCAGCCATGGAACTCATATATGTGTTGGTCTTCATCATTTTCGCCCCCAAAAGGGAGAGAGCCAAAATTCTTGGTCTCTTCACTGCTGTGCTTGCTCTGTTCTCTGCTGTGGCATTGGTCTCTCTTTTTGCCCTCCACGACAAGACCCGGAAACTCTTCTGTGGCCTCGCTGCTACCGTCTTCGCGATCATCATGTTCAGCTCTCCTTTGTCGATTATG AGCACAGTGGTGAGAACTAAGAGTGTTGAGTTTATGCCATTTTTCTTgtcacttttctccttcttgTGTGGAACTTCATGGTTTATCTATGGCCTGCTTGGCCGTGATCCATTTGTTGCT ATTCCAAATGGGTGTGGGAGTGTCTTAGGGGCACTGCAGCTGATCCTGTACTTCATCTACCGTGACAACAAGGGCAAGGGCAGTGGCACCACGAAGCCCAATGGTGCTGCAACTACTGCTGACGAATCAATTACCATTAATGGCGCCCAAGATGGGCATGTCTAA
- the LOC103419744 gene encoding bidirectional sugar transporter SWEET1-like isoform X2, producing the protein MIWRLKLGNGTAFFLFLSPTITFKRIMRKKCTEQFSGIPYVMTMLNCLLYAWYGLPFVSANNFLVSTVNGTGAAMELIYVLVFIIFAPKRERAKILGLFTAVLALFSAVALVSLFALHDKTRKLFCGLAATVFAIIMFSSPLSIMSTVVRTKSVEFMPFFLSLFSFLCGTSWFIYGLLGRDPFVAIPNGCGSVLGALQLILYFIYRDNKGKGSGTTKPNGAATTADESITINGAQDGHV; encoded by the exons ATGATTTGGAGGCTCAAATTAG GAAATGGCACcgctttcttcctcttcttgtcACCCAC AATTACATTTAAGAGGATCATGAGGAAGAAATGCACAGAGCAGTTCTCAGGCATTCCCTACGTGATGACTATGCTCAACTGCCTCCTCTACGCTTG GTATGGGCTGCCATTTGTGTCCGCGAACAACTTTCTGGTGTCAACAGTCAATGGGACTGGTGCAGCCATGGAACTCATATATGTGTTGGTCTTCATCATTTTCGCCCCCAAAAGGGAGAGAGCCAAAATTCTTGGTCTCTTCACTGCTGTGCTTGCTCTGTTCTCTGCTGTGGCATTGGTCTCTCTTTTTGCCCTCCACGACAAGACCCGGAAACTCTTCTGTGGCCTCGCTGCTACCGTCTTCGCGATCATCATGTTCAGCTCTCCTTTGTCGATTATG AGCACAGTGGTGAGAACTAAGAGTGTTGAGTTTATGCCATTTTTCTTgtcacttttctccttcttgTGTGGAACTTCATGGTTTATCTATGGCCTGCTTGGCCGTGATCCATTTGTTGCT ATTCCAAATGGGTGTGGGAGTGTCTTAGGGGCACTGCAGCTGATCCTGTACTTCATCTACCGTGACAACAAGGGCAAGGGCAGTGGCACCACGAAGCCCAATGGTGCTGCAACTACTGCTGACGAATCAATTACCATTAATGGCGCCCAAGATGGGCATGTCTAA
- the LOC103419744 gene encoding bidirectional sugar transporter SWEET1-like isoform X4, whose translation MDQKTVHVFKVLFGVLGNGTAFFLFLSPTITFKRIMRKKCTEQFSGIPYVMTMLNCLLYAWYGLPFVSANNFLVSTVNGTGAAMELIYVLVFIIFAPKRERAKILGLFTAVLALFSAVALVSLFALHDKTRKLFCGLAATVFAIIMFSSPLSIMIPNGCGSVLGALQLILYFIYRDNKGKGSGTTKPNGAATTADESITINGAQDGHV comes from the exons ATGGATCAAAAAACAGTGCATGTTTTCAAGGTTTTGTTCGGAGTCTTAG GAAATGGCACcgctttcttcctcttcttgtcACCCAC AATTACATTTAAGAGGATCATGAGGAAGAAATGCACAGAGCAGTTCTCAGGCATTCCCTACGTGATGACTATGCTCAACTGCCTCCTCTACGCTTG GTATGGGCTGCCATTTGTGTCCGCGAACAACTTTCTGGTGTCAACAGTCAATGGGACTGGTGCAGCCATGGAACTCATATATGTGTTGGTCTTCATCATTTTCGCCCCCAAAAGGGAGAGAGCCAAAATTCTTGGTCTCTTCACTGCTGTGCTTGCTCTGTTCTCTGCTGTGGCATTGGTCTCTCTTTTTGCCCTCCACGACAAGACCCGGAAACTCTTCTGTGGCCTCGCTGCTACCGTCTTCGCGATCATCATGTTCAGCTCTCCTTTGTCGATTATG ATTCCAAATGGGTGTGGGAGTGTCTTAGGGGCACTGCAGCTGATCCTGTACTTCATCTACCGTGACAACAAGGGCAAGGGCAGTGGCACCACGAAGCCCAATGGTGCTGCAACTACTGCTGACGAATCAATTACCATTAATGGCGCCCAAGATGGGCATGTCTAA
- the LOC103419744 gene encoding bidirectional sugar transporter SWEET1-like isoform X3, which translates to MRKKCTEQFSGIPYVMTMLNCLLYAWYGLPFVSANNFLVSTVNGTGAAMELIYVLVFIIFAPKRERAKILGLFTAVLALFSAVALVSLFALHDKTRKLFCGLAATVFAIIMFSSPLSIMSTVVRTKSVEFMPFFLSLFSFLCGTSWFIYGLLGRDPFVAIPNGCGSVLGALQLILYFIYRDNKGKGSGTTKPNGAATTADESITINGAQDGHV; encoded by the exons ATGAGGAAGAAATGCACAGAGCAGTTCTCAGGCATTCCCTACGTGATGACTATGCTCAACTGCCTCCTCTACGCTTG GTATGGGCTGCCATTTGTGTCCGCGAACAACTTTCTGGTGTCAACAGTCAATGGGACTGGTGCAGCCATGGAACTCATATATGTGTTGGTCTTCATCATTTTCGCCCCCAAAAGGGAGAGAGCCAAAATTCTTGGTCTCTTCACTGCTGTGCTTGCTCTGTTCTCTGCTGTGGCATTGGTCTCTCTTTTTGCCCTCCACGACAAGACCCGGAAACTCTTCTGTGGCCTCGCTGCTACCGTCTTCGCGATCATCATGTTCAGCTCTCCTTTGTCGATTATG AGCACAGTGGTGAGAACTAAGAGTGTTGAGTTTATGCCATTTTTCTTgtcacttttctccttcttgTGTGGAACTTCATGGTTTATCTATGGCCTGCTTGGCCGTGATCCATTTGTTGCT ATTCCAAATGGGTGTGGGAGTGTCTTAGGGGCACTGCAGCTGATCCTGTACTTCATCTACCGTGACAACAAGGGCAAGGGCAGTGGCACCACGAAGCCCAATGGTGCTGCAACTACTGCTGACGAATCAATTACCATTAATGGCGCCCAAGATGGGCATGTCTAA